ATTCCGGCCTCTTCGGCGGCCTTGATATAGGCACGGGTAACGGGATGGGCCATGTCGGCAATATCGGTAATGCCGAGGGGTCCGGCTGATCCGCGTTCAGCTCTGCTGGTGCCGAGCCAGTTTTCCATGCGCTTGAACACAGGCTCCACATCATCCCAGCTCCAGCCGGGTGCCACCGTGGCCCATTCATCATAATCCTGCCGGTGGCCGCGCACATAAACCATGGCGTTAATGGCAGAAGACCCTCCCAGCACCTTGCCGCGGGGCCAGTAGACTGAGCGGTTGTTCAGATTAGGTTCAGGTTCTGTGTGATATTTCCAGTTGAAGCGCTCATCATAGAAGACCTTGCCATAGCCGATAGGAATCTGGAGCCATGGGTGGCGGCCCCACGGCCCGGCTTCAAGTATCAGAACACGCGTGTTGTCATCTTCGCTTAACCGCGCCGCCATGACTGAGCCGGCTGAGCCCGCCCCGACAATGACATAGTCAAACTCAGCCATCGGTTACTCAGGATCTTTCACGACCGAAAAGTTGCGCCAATACCATCATCAGCGTTGTTATCAAGATCATTATTGTTGAAATGGAAGCAATGGTCGGATCAATCTGGTCACGAAGGGCATTAAACATGTTCCGCGTCAGCGTCGGGTTATCGCCACCGGAAATAAACATGGCAATGACCACTTCATCGAAAGACGTAAGAAATGAAAGCAGGGCGCTGGTCACTACGGCAAAACGGATTTGGGGAAGGGTGATCGTAAGAAAGGCTTTCCAGCGCGGTGCTCCAAGTGAACGCGCCGCATTTTCCTGATTCATGTCATAGCTCTTGAGTGCCGCCCCTGTAACGATCAGCACCAATGGTACGGCCATGATTGTATGTGCCAGAACAAGGCTGCTGAGCGTATAGAGTACCTTCAGCTTCACAAAGGCATAAAATGCTCCAATGGCCACAAGTACCACCGGCACCATCATTGGCATGATGAGAGTAACAAAAGCAAGCCGGATAAACGGCACACGTGATGTATGGAGTCCATAGGCCGCAATCACGCCTATGGGTGTTGCAACCAGCATTGTCAGAAACGCCGCCTTGAACGGTGTCCGCGTGGCCAGCATCCATTCATCAGAGCCAAAGTAATTTTGGTACCACCGCGTCGACCAGATTTCAGGAGGGAATTCCAAATACTGGGAGTCGGAAAAGGACATGGGAATGACGATCAGTGTCGGGGCCACCAGTAGCACCATGATGATCGTCACCAGAATGTAGAGCCAGAGACGACTGCCATGGGATACCTGGGTTTCCGTTGCCGGCTGGCTGAGCCATTTCAGCATTTAATGACCTCCCCCGACGACATTTTGCAGATTAAGAAACCGCGAGGCTATCCACAAGGTGGCCATGGTAATGACAAGGAGAACAACCCCAAGCGCACTCGCCGCCCCCCAGTTAACAAAAAGTTCGATGTTGGAGACAATCTTCATGGAAACCAGGATCACCTTCCCGCCGCCGAGCACGGCTGGCGTTACAAAAAACCCGAGGCAGAGGACAAAAACCATCAGGGAGCCGGCAAAGAGTCCCGGCGTGGTCAGAGGGAAGAACACAGTCCAGAAGGAACGTACGGGCGATGCGCCGAGATTAGATGCGGCCTTGAGATAGTCCTTATCAATTGCTTTCATTGCACCATAGGTTGGCAGGATCAGAAATGGCAGCATGATATGTACCATGCCGATTAATGTGCCATTGAGATTGTGCACGAATTTGATCGGCTCTTCCCAGAGGCCGAGAGATATTGCCCAGTCATTGACAAGACCCCGTTTCTGCAACAGGACAAGCCATGCGTAGGTCCTAACGAGAAGGGATGTCCAGAATGGCAGGAGCACTGTAATCATGCAGATATTGGCCAGGCGTCTGGGGAGTTGCGACATGAAATAGGCAAGGGGATAGCCGATCAGGATACACAGAACCGTGGTCAGGAAGCTAACCTCGAATGTTGTGCGGAAAATCCGGCCATATGCCTTGCTGCGGATCATTCTCTCGTAATTTTCCATCGAAAATGTTCCATCCGCTCCAATGAATGAGACGAAAAACAGCCAGCCGACCGGGATGACGAGAATGAACAGCACAAAAATAAGGGCCGGGGAGCTAAGCCCGAAGAGTCTGAGCCGTTCCAGCAATTCGTCCCGGCGCAGCTCTTTCGCATTGTTCCCATCTCTGGTCTTTTGGCCATGGGTGGAAAGACTATTATTTGTCATCAGCAATCACCAGCGTATCAGATGCGTCGAGTCCCAACCGAACCTTTTTGCCGGGCTGGAGCATGCGGGAGAATTTGTCGCTGCTCATTGTGCCGCGCATTGTCACTTCAGTGCCGTCTTCAAGGCTCGCGTAAAGAAGAAAGCTCTCGCCCTGATAGACAAGATTTGAGACCACCGCTGTGAATACATTGACGTTGCGGTCAGATTTTCCCTGGAGGATCCTGATCCTTTCAGGGCGAATAAGAAGCGCCAGGTTTTTCGTTTTGGGAATTGGCTTGGTGGTTTTTATCTTCACGCCGCCGGCCATCATGGAAGACCCCGACTTTTCCACCTTGAGGAAAGTCGACTCACCAATAAAATCCGCCACGAATTTATTCTGCGGGCGGCCATAAAGTTCCTGCGGAGTAGCCAGTTGCATTATCTTGCCGTGATTGAGCACAGCAATTCTGTCTGACATGGTCAGTGCTTCACGCTGGTCATGGGTCACATAAACTGTCGTCATGCCCAGGCGTTCGTGCAGGCGGCGGAGTTCAATCTGCATCTGGTCACGGAGTTTTTTATCAAGTGCGGAGAGAGGTTCATCCATGAGCAAAATGCGCGGTTCGAATACAATTGACCGGGCCAATGCGACCCGTTGCTTCTGACCGCCGGAAATCTGGTCAATCCGGCGGTCGCCAAGACCGCCAAGCTGCACAAGATCAAGGGCATTCTCCACACGGTCCTGAATTTCAGCCTTGGAAATTTTCCTTAACCGCAGGGGGTAGCCGACATTTCCGGCAACGTTCATATGCGGGAAGAGGGCATAATTCTGAAAAACCATGCCGAGATTGCGCAGATGCGGCGGCTTGCGGATGACCTCATCATTCCCAAATATGAGGCTGCCCTGATCTGGCCGGGTGAAACCGGCGAGCACCATCAAAAGGGTGGTTTTGCCGGAGCCGGAGGGTCCGAGCAGGGTTAAAAATTCGCCCCTTTTGACGTCAAGAGACACATCGTCCAGTGCAAAAACCTGCCCATAAGTTTTTGTAACATTACGAATAGTGATCGGCAGTGCTTCAAGCTTGCTGTTCATCATTCTGTATCTTTGGTAAAAAAAATCTAAAGTAATGCTGCGGGCAGATATCACTGCCCGCAGCGATGTTAGGTCTGACCGAGACTATTCTGTCAGCATTTCTGCATACATTTCTTCTGCAATGGTCTCCCATTTGGCATACCAGTCCAGCGATACCGGCACCTGATTAGCCACGTTACCTGGCGAGGAAGGCAGACTTGCTGCAGTTGCCGCATCAATCACTCCCGTGCCGTAGGCCGCTTCATTTGTAGGGCCGTAGGTAATGTATTTTGGCAGGTCATCCTGGTATTCCGCCTTTGAGATTTCCGCAAGGAACTCCATGGCCGTATCCCGGTTAGGTGCCCCCTTTGGAATTGCAAAGCAGTCATAGTCAAGGAGTGCCTGATTGAAGCTGTATTTGACCTTAGCGCCATCTTTTTTGGCATTGTCAAAGCGCCCGTTCCAGCCAGTGGTCATATCAACTTCCCCATCCTTCATCAGCTGGGCGTGCTGCGCCCCTGATGTCCAAAAGACGTCGATATGCGGTTTGAGTTCGCGGATCTTGTTGAGGGCGCGTTCAATGCCTTCTTCGGAATCAAGCACCTTATACACGTCTTTAGGTGCAACGCCGTCAGCCAAAATAGCGGGTTCGAGTGCTACTGCGACTTTTCCGCGATAGGCCCTCTTGCCGGGGAATTTATTCACATCAAAGAAATCTGCCCAGCTGTTCGGTTCGGCACCGCTGTAGGTGTCGGTATTCCATGCATACACGGTCGAGAAGACATCACCGCCAACGCAGTGATCGGTATACAAATTCGGATAGAAGGTGGAAACGTCAATGACGCTGTAATCCAGCTTCTCAAGCAGGCCTTCCGCCGCTGCCCGTGCTGCTGAGCCAGACCCGCTGGCAACAATATCGAGAGTGACCTGGCCTGTGGAAACCTGAAGGCGGATATCGGACATGCCGCCATAAGTCTCCTGTTTTACAAGAATACCTGTCTTGGCTTGTGCAGGTATGAAGAGGGCATTACTCTGAGCTTTCTGATAAGACCCGCCCCAAGATGCAATCGTAACGGTTTTCTCCATCGCAAAAGCTGTGGATGTCAGCATACCGGCGGCTATCGCCACCAGTGTTTTAAATTTATTCATAATTTCCTCCTCGTATGAGTAGTTGATCAGTTTTTCTAGGTTTCATTTATGCCATATTATTTCCGGATGTGTAGGCATATTTTTCATCCGGTTTCAGGAAGCGCGTAAATCCGGCGATTTTCTTCTCGGCCGCATCCGATCTCGCCAGCGATACCAGGCAACTATAGGCGGTAAAAACCACGGGTTTCCAGTATAAAATGGCCTGGTTGGATAATTTACATCATCAAAAGCGGTGGAGCCTTCTTTGAGCCCCAAAAGCTTCTGGCCGATGCGCATGCCGAGATAACTGGAAAGGGAAATGCCTTTGCCGCAATAGCCCATGGCGTAATAGATGCCGTCATGTATCCCGGTATGCGGCAGCTCATCAAAGCTGTAGGCTACCGTTACCGCCCAGGAATGCGTGATTTTACAGCTCTTCAATTCCGGGAAAATCAGGCACATATCATCGTGAAGGCGGGGCCCGCTGATACCGGCATCGGTCTCATCGGCTGACACGCGCCCGCCAAAAAGGATGCGGGTGCGGTCCGGTGATGGCCGGAAATAATATACAACCTTGCGGGTATCGCTGATTATCCGGTTCTTTGGGAAGAGCTGGTCCATAAGCGGAGCCGGAAGCGGTTCTGTTGCAATAATGTATCTGCCAATCGGAATGACCCGCCGCCTGAGCCAGGGGGTGATGCGGCCGGTATAACCGTTAGTTGCGACAATAACGTCACGTGCGCGTATATTGCCCAAAGCGGTCTCGGCGATAAAGTCTTTGCCGTCCCTGGCAATGCTTATGACAGCGCAATTGCCCAACACGTCTGCACCTGCCCGCCGGACAGCGGAAAGCAATCCATGATGATAGCGTGCAGGATCCACTGATGCATGAAGGGGAAAGACAAGTCCGCCATGATAGAAATCCGTGCCGAGCTCATCTCGCTGCTCATGCTTTGAAATGACTCTGGAGGGGATGTCTTCGTTGCGGTGGAGGGCATCAGCTTCACGCGCAAGACTGTCATAGTGTTTTGGCGTATGAGCGGCGTGAAAGCGGCCACAGCGGTCGAATGCGCATTCTATCTTTTCCGTTTTAATCCGCTCTTCAATCCAGTCCAGCGCATCCTTGCCTTCCTTGCGGATGGCCATGGCCTTTGCTTCGCCATATTTCCGGCTGAGTGATAGCAGTGACGGCTTGATGCTGGTATCAATTTGCCCGCCATTACGGGTACTGCATCCGAAACCGATATCACCGGCATCCAGAACAAGTGTTGCCCGTCCCGCGCGTGCTGTTTCAAGGGCGGCATTCAGTCCCGTATAGCCCGAGCCGATAATCAAAACTTCTGTCGAAGACGGGGGCTGGATCTGCCGGGCCGGATATTCGGGTGTAGCATCAAGCCAATAAGGGCGTTTCTTCCAGTTAGTTGCCCAGATATCCGTCATCTACTGCCTTTAAGAAAACGCTATGGTGAAGCGACGGTTGTTTCGGCTTTTCTTTTCAATCTTCCTGCAGGCCACCTCACCAATTTCGGAGACCCGGGATACATGCGTTCCTCCGCAGGGCTGCAGATCAACACCCTCGATCTCAACCAGGCTGAGGCCGCCCTCAATCACCGGCGGCAGGACTGATGCCGTGCGGACAAGTTTTGCAATTGTATCTTCGATGTTTTCAGTAATCCGGTACTGCCGCACGGGATGATCGGCAGCAATAAGTTTGTTGAGGGATTCTGTTATTTCAGCCTTATCAGTGGTTACTTCCGGCATATCCAGGTCCAGGCGCGCTTTTTCCTCGCTGATGCCGCATCCGGTTACATTCGAAGGGAGCAGACTGCACAGCAGATGCAGGCAGGTATGCATTTTC
Above is a genomic segment from Parvularculales bacterium containing:
- a CDS encoding ABC transporter substrate-binding protein gives rise to the protein MNKFKTLVAIAAGMLTSTAFAMEKTVTIASWGGSYQKAQSNALFIPAQAKTGILVKQETYGGMSDIRLQVSTGQVTLDIVASGSGSAARAAAEGLLEKLDYSVIDVSTFYPNLYTDHCVGGDVFSTVYAWNTDTYSGAEPNSWADFFDVNKFPGKRAYRGKVAVALEPAILADGVAPKDVYKVLDSEEGIERALNKIRELKPHIDVFWTSGAQHAQLMKDGEVDMTTGWNGRFDNAKKDGAKVKYSFNQALLDYDCFAIPKGAPNRDTAMEFLAEISKAEYQDDLPKYITYGPTNEAAYGTGVIDAATAASLPSSPGNVANQVPVSLDWYAKWETIAEEMYAEMLTE
- a CDS encoding alanyl-tRNA editing protein, which codes for MEKTTERLFTDDAYLKSFEGEVIDVRGDEIALSRTCFYPEGGGQKGDTGRIVIDGQPVTVTDTVTDRGEPLKIWHRCDGAGGAIEPGMSAQGEIDWDRRYAHMKMHTCLHLLCSLLPSNVTGCGISEEKARLDLDMPEVTTDKAEITESLNKLIAADHPVRQYRITENIEDTIAKLVRTASVLPPVIEGGLSLVEIEGVDLQPCGGTHVSRVSEIGEVACRKIEKKSRNNRRFTIAFS
- a CDS encoding FAD-binding oxidoreductase, with amino-acid sequence MTDIWATNWKKRPYWLDATPEYPARQIQPPSSTEVLIIGSGYTGLNAALETARAGRATLVLDAGDIGFGCSTRNGGQIDTSIKPSLLSLSRKYGEAKAMAIRKEGKDALDWIEERIKTEKIECAFDRCGRFHAAHTPKHYDSLAREADALHRNEDIPSRVISKHEQRDELGTDFYHGGLVFPLHASVDPARYHHGLLSAVRRAGADVLGNCAVISIARDGKDFIAETALGNIRARDVIVATNGYTGRITPWLRRRVIPIGRYIIATEPLPAPLMDQLFPKNRIISDTRKVVYYFRPSPDRTRILFGGRVSADETDAGISGPRLHDDMCLIFPELKSCKITHSWAVTVAYSFDELPHTGIHDGIYYAMGYCGKGISLSSYLGMRIGQKLLGLKEGSTAFDDVNYPTRPFYTGNPWFLPPIVAWYRWRDRMRPRRKSPDLRAS
- a CDS encoding ABC transporter permease: MLKWLSQPATETQVSHGSRLWLYILVTIIMVLLVAPTLIVIPMSFSDSQYLEFPPEIWSTRWYQNYFGSDEWMLATRTPFKAAFLTMLVATPIGVIAAYGLHTSRVPFIRLAFVTLIMPMMVPVVLVAIGAFYAFVKLKVLYTLSSLVLAHTIMAVPLVLIVTGAALKSYDMNQENAARSLGAPRWKAFLTITLPQIRFAVVTSALLSFLTSFDEVVIAMFISGGDNPTLTRNMFNALRDQIDPTIASISTIMILITTLMMVLAQLFGRERS
- a CDS encoding GMC family oxidoreductase N-terminal domain-containing protein, with amino-acid sequence MAEFDYVIVGAGSAGSVMAARLSEDDNTRVLILEAGPWGRHPWLQIPIGYGKVFYDERFNWKYHTEPEPNLNNRSVYWPRGKVLGGSSAINAMVYVRGHRQDYDEWATVAPGWSWDDVEPVFKRMENWLGTSRAERGSAGPLGITDIADMAHPVTRAYIKAAEEAG
- a CDS encoding ABC transporter permease, with protein sequence MTNNSLSTHGQKTRDGNNAKELRRDELLERLRLFGLSSPALIFVLFILVIPVGWLFFVSFIGADGTFSMENYERMIRSKAYGRIFRTTFEVSFLTTVLCILIGYPLAYFMSQLPRRLANICMITVLLPFWTSLLVRTYAWLVLLQKRGLVNDWAISLGLWEEPIKFVHNLNGTLIGMVHIMLPFLILPTYGAMKAIDKDYLKAASNLGASPVRSFWTVFFPLTTPGLFAGSLMVFVLCLGFFVTPAVLGGGKVILVSMKIVSNIELFVNWGAASALGVVLLVITMATLWIASRFLNLQNVVGGGH
- a CDS encoding ABC transporter ATP-binding protein produces the protein MMNSKLEALPITIRNVTKTYGQVFALDDVSLDVKRGEFLTLLGPSGSGKTTLLMVLAGFTRPDQGSLIFGNDEVIRKPPHLRNLGMVFQNYALFPHMNVAGNVGYPLRLRKISKAEIQDRVENALDLVQLGGLGDRRIDQISGGQKQRVALARSIVFEPRILLMDEPLSALDKKLRDQMQIELRRLHERLGMTTVYVTHDQREALTMSDRIAVLNHGKIMQLATPQELYGRPQNKFVADFIGESTFLKVEKSGSSMMAGGVKIKTTKPIPKTKNLALLIRPERIRILQGKSDRNVNVFTAVVSNLVYQGESFLLYASLEDGTEVTMRGTMSSDKFSRMLQPGKKVRLGLDASDTLVIADDK